AGAATGGGGTGATGATCAGAACCAATGGCTAGCATATTGGTGATAGTGGTGTTTGGAAAAATATCCAACCAACTATCATTAGCAAGACCTCTATCCAATCTTTGGTCAGTTAGAGCATGGCCTTTTCTCTTATTTTACCAAGTGAAAGGGCAACCCGAGAAACCAAGGTCAATGAGATCCAAGTATTGAATCTTTTCATTAAAGATTGAGGCTTTATTGGCATCAATGGGGTGAGTACTTAACTTTTCAGTATCATGAAGGATGAAGTTGAAATCTCCAATGACCAACCAGGGTAATTTATTAGAGATGGCAGACTGCTCAAGAGTTTTCCAAGATTTTAACTTGGATTGAGTATCATAAGGATTACCACAATAACCTCTAAATAACCAAGGGGGCTATTGACAGTTctgaaaaaaaaacattaatatggtttatagaaaaatctaaGACTTCCACATTTGGATTGCTTTTCCATACCAAGGCTAAGCCACCAACAGTGCCACTTTCCCCTCCTGGATTAACATTCCAGAAATTGATGACTCCTAAATCATGTAAAGTTTTCTTGAGTTTATCATGCTTTTGTCTAGTTTCAGACAAGAATATGATGTCAGGGTTTAATTTATTAAGCATGTCATTGAGGTATCTCTTAGCATCCCTAGTGCCCAATCCTTGACAATTCCATGCCAAGGAAGTGAAAAATTCCCAATAATAAGACACTTCTGGATACTTTGAGACAAGTCTTCTAGTGATACTATCATAATGCTTATGAGGTAAAAAAATCACAGGGGAGATGGTATAAGCAAGATTTAATAAAAGCCAGTAAAAGATTAGGTTGAGGATGTATACCCTTGTTCCAGCAGTAGAGAAATCCAAAGAGCCATTAGCCAAGTGATTCAGATGAGTGACCATCTGTTCCTGAGTAGAGTCAGTCTGGTCCTTGTATCTTTTTGCACTTGTCATGTCCCTGCTGGTTAGAGATGCATTTTCTTCATTTGGTATGgccttcttcctcttggtatcaGTAAAATGTGTGGAGGAGGTACTGAGAGAGATGTCATCAAGGTTCTCAAAGGTATGATCATTTTTCTTAGCTTTCCAAGCAGCTTTTTTCTTCTTAGTTGcttcagcttccatattttctttgATCTGAGCTAAGGTAGGAAGGGAGTGGGTGGGAAAGAACTTTGGCTTAGATATGACTGGGAAAAATAGCTCAGCAGCAGCTAGATCAGCAACAGTTGTATTCTCATCATTTTTActcaagttgttgttgttgttgttgttggaagtAGTTCTAGCAACAGCTTTCCACTCTGGTAATTTTTTCTTGTAATAGCCAGCTAACATTTTTTCCAAGTCTAatattttgtgtttaatttgacaGGCTAAGACATATGGATGAGAGGAATCATGAGCTTCAGCAGTAGGAGGCTGAGTTTCAGCGGAATGAGATTGAACTCCAAAAATGATGTGATTGTTAGATGTAGATGCAATGTTTGCAATTGACTTTTCAAGCTCCAACCTTTTagccatttttatttttgcttcAAACACAACAGCTGCATCAGCATTAGAGTAATGCCTGTGAATAATATCTTTCCCAGCTTGAACCAACTTTTGTCTGGGAGTTATAGGCGCATGTGTTGGCTGGGGGATTGGTAAGTGGTGGTAATCATGAGTGTTTTTATTTGGAGGTGTAGGACAAGGGGGACTTGGATGATCAAGAATTCTACAAACTTTGCAGAACTTGATGCCATTGAGAGCATAAGCACACTCTAACCAGTGAGAAAGGGTAGGGGTTTCATAGGCTTTTATTCCAAATTTGAGAGATCTGGTTACGTTGATGGTAACTTTGACTTCCACATTTGTTTCAAATCTGTCTCTACCATAAGGTTTTTTTGAGCATTGAAACACTCCAGTTGGTTGAATGATGTTTGGTATGTCTGGGATTATGTGAGTAAGTATTCTCTTGATTAGAAGCCAGACCATAAATTTGGAGAATAATTCTTTATCAATAAGTTCTGGACCCTTAGCAGGTACACCTACTAGAACCATCAGCTTATCAAAAACTGCTCTAGTGCCTCCAGCTCTCaaagtattataatcttcttcattagtggttttgaggatgtaaaaatttcttcttctgctcccTATTTCAACCTCAATTCTGCCAATCATCTCCTAGTGAGCGTTGATGAAGTTGTTAACTCTGGATATTTGGAAGCAGATATTACTACACAGTTTTCCAATGAAGCATCCTTTCCAATCCTGGGCTTGTTTGGTTCTGATGTTTTCAGAATTGATAAAGACTTTGGAAATAAATCCTCAGGTATAGATAAAGCTGTATTCATTTTCTTGACTAGGTTCTCAATGGAAGGTGGGTTAGAATTGGAGGAGGAGTCCATTGTGGAAAAGAAATGAAACCAGATAATGAAATGGGTGAGAGAGTTAGGTTTACTTTGGTTGGGAGGGGTAAAGGATAGGACAATGAAGGTGATGTTGATGTGACCAGCTTTAATTTGAAAAAATTTCACGGGATGAATTTGCACCATGTCGTAACTGAACATAATAGTATATGCAGTAGAGATGCTTATGCAGTCGTACTTGTACTTGGGACAGCTAAGAGCTTGTTGACTTGGTCGACCATGGCTAATGGAACTTTGGACTACGACCTGTCAAAAAACATAGTACTGGATTCTAAAACATTAATGAAGGATGAAGTTGAGTGGGGTTGAGTTGTTCTTACTTTTTTACCATGTTGATCATTTACCTTGTTACTGATTTTGGTTGGTGGAGGGTGTATGCCTGGTGTAAGAAAACGTATCTGCCACTATCCAATTTTAGTCCAATTTGAGTAAGATTCTCAAATTGGACTAAAATTGTCTAGTGGCAGACACGTTTTCTTACACCAGGCATACAAATTCTAATCTGGATCGTACAAAAAATATCCATCAAAACCTTAACAGTATCCTTCAAATTATTTttcgtattaaaaaaaataatcaaacaatgCCTATAGCTATTTGGTTTGCCACCACTTGTAGgtctgttcatggtcggtttctagccaaaccaaaaccgaaaccaatactatcggtttctaaaaatctaaaccaaaccaatccattaaccattggtttcggtttccaaatggttccagccggtttcggtttgtcccagtggtttttggttaaccaataattatgtcaaccaaaaaaaaaattacacaaatttacagaaaaaaaatcgtagctgcagatagtattggtttacaaaaatttacagacaaaaaataaataaaaagaatatcaagaatagttaaagcttactctaaatctagagatcgaaagaatatatataatatatattaaTTTAGTTAATGACAAACAAAAATGAAGGAAAACGAAAAGAAGAAAGTCGAGTAACAGCAGTGgctgctgtagttgggggtggagaaggagaaagagatagagggagagtatcataatgaaatattagatttagggtttctatttatcctctaaatcaatgggtagaatctaatacttgtaaatcaactatagaaactaagtttaaaaattaatcggttttccaatggtttttggttcgattttagaggtcaaaccaaaccaaaaccaacactatcggttttccactttctacaccataaccaatccattagtaaatggttcagTTTGGTTTCTTTCTAATTGGTCTAGTTCGGTCTGGTTCcagcgaaaaaccgaaaccatATTCAGCCCTAGCCACCGGTGAAAGGTTCCACAACAAGGCCAACACACAACAAAGGTTTGCCCTTAGTAGTTGTCGTGCTATCGATTATCAATTCACCCGATTCAATTTGATAAGGAGAGACATCAAACAAGTGTGGTGGTGTAAACTCCAACTTGGGTGATGATTTGATTTTGAAAATACTCTTCCTCTCCCTCTCTTCCTCTTGGGGTTTCCTCTTTAATGGCTGCTAATTGTTGCTCATCATCTTCAATTCCCAGAATCTGTGGCacttttcattcacaaaattctACAAACAGAACCAACATCTCTTATCCCTTGACAACAATTTCATTTTCAAGTAGTAGTTTTTATGGGTCCTCCCCCTCTTCTAACAAAATTCAACTAAGAACCCATGCTAAATTTGAGAAATTTCAAAGTGAAGAAGGTGAAGAAACTTCTCAAGTATCAACAGCTGAAGAAATCCAACAAGATGAAGAAGCTGATATTCAAGAGGAAGATGataggtaattttgtttttcctttttttgaaagcttatctcttgtTTGTGAAGGTTTGAGTCTAGTGAATAATAATGGTCTTAGTTAAGTGATATTTTGAGTTATATAGATTGGAAATTTTGATGCCCTTCAAAGGGGGTTCAAGAGTCATTTTTAGTTATGAATTGTGAAGTAATTTAGAGTCAAATGTCAGAGTAAAAGATAGTGGAAATTTGAGTGATAGTTTTGATCAAGGGTGAAATGTATGGTTCCTTTTGGTAGGGACTTTGAAGCATCGCTGACAATGTCTGTAATCATCCTTCTAGGCACACCTATAGCGTCAATATTGACCCTAAATCACCATCTTGGGTTAAGTATTCAGGTATAAAATCCTTGGCCACTATGCTGTGGTGCACCAAAAATCTTAACTCTAGAGCTAAGAGTCTGTGTAGATTGTTAGTTGAACTCATCTTTAAGTATCCATTGCAGAATTGAGTTGTAGTTTAGCTACTTGTGTTTGTAAAGCGCATTCAGGACCTCCAGAACACCTAGATTGCATGCTAAAATGATTATTAAAGTTACATTTCGATTAAATGAAAACTTTCATTGTTATCTCTAACTTACAAAATAATGCTTTAGTATCTTATGCTAGTAGCAGTTGGACATAAGAACCGTAAAAGGGGATTTAGAGACAGGACTTGATTATTACAAAAGGCTTGTATGAGATGTTGTAAACAAATGGCATAAGTCAAAACATCTAATTTTTATTCTTGACAGTTGCTTACCTTCTGACTTGGTGGGTGCGGTGCGGCAATCAAGTGTTGCAGCTGCGGAGTTTGTCTCTGTAGGAGGAGCAAGAGCTATAGTAAGCATTCCATCTTAagctgttggatttttttttaatcagctCGTTTTTTTCCACCATGTGAAGATCATTCAACattctactttttatctttctggAGAAAGTTCCATGAGCAATTTCAGTTGTAAACCTCTGTCATATAATTTTAAGTTTTGGTTATTTCATGATATTGTAGTTATATCCTGGAAAATTTGCCCCCTTTGCAGGTTGAGCTTTTAATTCCACAGTTGGAGTTTCTTGATGAGGAAGGGGCCCAAGCTGAGCTATGGGAATTGTCAAGGATTTTCGTGGATACGTTAATAGAAGAAACAGGGTGTCAGGTTAGGTGGCCAACAATCATCTATATATAAGTTTTTCTTTTGACATTTACTTTAAAAACTTGAACTTGAACTTATACTTTGTACACCTAATATAATCCCTTTAATCTAAAATAAGTGCTTCTATTGAACTATGTAATGCCCGTTTGTACTTGTAGAAAGTAAAAGCAGTGTACCCTGATGCTGGAGCAGCTGCACTTCTGAAATATCAGTGGAAAGATGCAGCTTTTGGATTTGCTAGGTAATCTCTAACATGTAATTTCCTTGGCTTTATGGTTTGTGTATCTCTAGCACGGATCTAGAAAGCAAATTAATATGAGCCTCACGGCCCTCACCTCAGAACTTATTGTGTTGATTCCGCCGGGATTAAAAAGTGTCAATCCCGAGATATATTCAGCTGTTTTACAATCTCAGGTTGTTGATTGTGTTGGTTGGATGATGAACTTATTTACTATTACACTCTGACACAGATAAGAAGAAACATCTAGGCTCTGATCGAAACATTTTGAAACAAAAGGAGCCAAACTGAGACGTTGGAAACTTGAAAATACATACTAATCCTGAACACTGTGAAATAACACACCTTAAAAATAAATCACATCTTACTCTTGTGGCATTCTTTTATTGCAAATGTAGCATATGATTTGGTTTATATTTTTTATCCAACTATGCGGCTTTCTGTGCTGaacatgtaattttgtttcttttctgcaGCTTAAGTGATAGAAAGCCTGTAGATAAAGACGATGAAATTGTGGTTATGGTGGTTCCTGATTATCAGATGTTGGAATACGTAGAGAAAATCGCAGCCAATATATCAGATGATCCTGACGTAGATGAAGTAATAATACTAAATTTATAATTACACCCTGTTACATCTACTTGCATTACATATTCATTTGTTTTGCTGTTGATTTCCTAATGCACAACCTTTTTCATAAACATGTTAACTTTGAAAATCCGTTAGCTCTTAAGGTAATGGAAGTGAGAGCACCAAGACGCAGAAATACTTTTGATGGAACTTAAACTACAACCTTCCCTTTTGCGTAGTCAATGTTGTGCAGAGCGAATGATGTGTAATGAACATCACATATGTAACTGAATCAGTCATGGCTATTTGTTTCTGAATTTTCTCAAAAAGGAGTATCCATATCAATATCTTTTCTTGTACAGTTTTCAGGCTAGGAAGGCTGCATTTCCTTACACTAGATTCCTAATTCTTCTGTTATCAGCCAAGGCCTCTCATCATGTGGAATCCACGTCTGTACAGCGCGGACGTAGGCGTCGGTTTCAATGTTAGGAAATTACGGCGATATTTCTTAAGGTACAGCATTTTGCTTTTCTCTGCGTTGATTTTATTTGCACTTGTACTGTCTGTTTCTCCTATTGGTTTCCGTTGTAGCTTATTTGTTTTCTGAATTGGTTTCTTGAAAAACGAAGATAGATTACAATATCTGAAATTTGAGTTGCATGTACCTGTTCTGCATAATTTGACAATGCTACTTACTGAGCATTATTGCTTCATCTACTTGCAGCACTTTCACGACAGTGTACTCAATGAGACCACTGCCTAATGGAGCAGTGTTCAGATGCTATCCAGAGTGAGAATGAAATGCTAATCTTTTCTAAAACCAACATTCAAAATTCGTCCTCTTTTCTCGTTATTTTGATGTAGATTTGTGTTCATAACTCGCTCTTTgttattcatcttctttatcaGGTCATGGAAGGTGTTCTATGATGACAAGGATAGACCGAACCGGTATCTTTTAGCAAAAGAGCAAATTAGCCGTCCAGATTCAGAGGAACTTGAGGTAAGATGCCAATAAATAATTTTCTAACTATTATTATTCTCAATTATTCTCAATTGTTATAAATTAATATATCTTCAGCCATAATCAAACGTCGTCAAAACTGTACATGCCTTAAATCCTTTTCTCTATGTTTCACATATGCACTGACCATGAGAATCCAAGAGGTGTTATTCTTTGTTTTATGACTTTCCTTGCATAGTAAGAAAAAGTGCAGTAAACCCTGACCGTAAACAGATAACGTagtgttgttagttttatataaaCCTCGAAAACCTTTTTTGCCTGTCACAAGGATTTGGTCTAAATTCACTCTCTGATGGTTTATTTCATCCGCCCAACTGCATTAGAAGTTACTTGTGTTTGCGCTAATAACTGTTTTCACATTTGtggtttattttttatattcttcTGCAGATAATATTCGGCGAAGTGGAGGAAAAATCAGAAAAAGGTCCTTCACTTTTCGGTCAAGCAGCCAGTATATTTTCTTCAATGAGTAGGTTCATGAGAGTCATCTCAAAATGATCTTGTTTTCCTTTGCTTGGCAATGTGTATTCTTATATGCTATGTTTTACTGGATCCATCACAGATGAGAGCAAATTAACAATTAAAGGTGCCAACTGAACAATGTGAAATGGGTTTGAATCCAAATAATGAACATGGAAATCATATTTCTATCTTTAAACAGACAGATGAAATCCATTAAACAGACAATTACATCAAACCAAACATTGATTCCCATAATTCCTTCACTGTCATTCTGGGAAGGCCTCGATGATGGAAGGAAATGCAGTTATCTGAATTACATTGCAGCGAGGGAAGCCTGCATTGTTCAACAACATCTTCCATTCGACTTCAGTTCTTTCTTTCCCACCCGAAGTATGTGCTATCATCACTAGATCAAATACCAAACCCATGTTATCGAATGAGCCGTCTCCATCTGGTTGAAGTACACATTCAACAATAATAACTTTCCCATTCTTCTTCCTTGTGACAATTTCTCAAGATCTTTACACAGTCTTCATCTCCCCAGTCATGCAGTATCCACTATATACATCAGacatcacatatatatatatataagattctATGTTCTTGGACTAACATGACTATATATGGCATCCAACTGCAAAATCAGCTATAAAATTTTGGcttcataaacaaaagaaaaaaagtgggCTTACCTTCATGATAACAGCATCAGCCTCGGCAATATGAACAAACATATCACCACCAACATGCTCAACTCCTTGGTGTTCAGGTGCTGTAGCGACTACATGAGGCAGATCAAAGTTGATACCTCTAATATGTGGATTACCCTTAACAATCTCGGCGATCATTGCCCCAGTCCCACCACAAACATCAACCAACGATTCCATACCATCAAATCCATCTTTGTACTTGACCAACATCGCATGGATTATTATCTCAGTTGCACACCTCATTGAATCATTAAAAAGGTGGTTAAATTGTGGATTAGCTAAAGAAAAATCCCAAACCTCAACCCCATGAGCCTTCTTAAAAGGTGAACCACCTTCTCTAACACAATTTCCCATATATTGCCATGGATTTAGTAGCCATGGTAAAGTTGCACTAAAACAAACGGTGATAAATCAAATCTAGAGTCTCTCAATAACCATTGGACGACCGAGTTAAATCATAATAAACTTGATTATTGCTTACTTGATCAACTTGTGAAGAAAATATGCGTTTGCGAACCAATAACCTCATTACACGGGTAAGATAGCCGATGTCTggagacgatgatgatgatgaaaatgtGGTTGTTGGTAAGCTGTTGGCAATCTCTGATATCGTGACAGGACGACCATGAGAGTTTATGATATCGGGTATACCAAGTTCAACTGCACATTTCAACGCCATTGATTCCACAAATGCAAACATGTGCTCCCATATTTCaatctttcttcttcatcatgagTATCCATCTCCTCCTCCCAAGTATTTCTTATGTTTGCTAACTTAAGAATTCCTTGGATAATGTTACTTGTATTAAAGGGTAAAATGAAA
This is a stretch of genomic DNA from Papaver somniferum cultivar HN1 chromosome 1, ASM357369v1, whole genome shotgun sequence. It encodes these proteins:
- the LOC113282937 gene encoding uncharacterized protein LOC113282937 produces the protein MAANCCSSSSIPRICGTFHSQNSTNRTNISYPLTTISFSSSSFYGSSPSSNKIQLRTHAKFEKFQSEEGEETSQVSTAEEIQQDEEADIQEEDDSCLPSDLVGAVRQSSVAAAEFVSVGGARAIVELLIPQLEFLDEEGAQAELWELSRIFVDTLIEETGCQKVKAVYPDAGAAALLKYQWKDAAFGFASLSDRKPVDKDDEIVVMVVPDYQMLEYVEKIAANISDDPDVDEPRPLIMWNPRLYSADVGVGFNVRKLRRYFLSTFTTVYSMRPLPNGAVFRCYPESWKVFYDDKDRPNRYLLAKEQISRPDSEELEIIFGEVEEKSEKGPSLFGQAASIFSSMSRFMRVISK